DNA sequence from the Paenibacillus azoreducens genome:
GAGCGCTTCAACCAGCACCGATTCTTTTTGCGTGAGTTCAACCGTTTCGCCGCGGTAGGTCAATATAAACCGTTCCGGATACAACACCAGCCCCGATGTTTCCACGGTTCGTTCTTCCGTTCTGGCGGAATAGGAACCGTATGCCCTCCGCAGATGACTGCGGATCTTGGCGACGACCACATCGTAATAAAAAGGTTTCGTGATGTAGTCGTCGGCTCCGTTCTCCAGCGCCATCACCTGGTCCATCTCGCTTTCTCTGGCCGATATAAACAGAACTGGACAGGTGGACAGCGACCGGATTTGCCTGCACCAATAAAATCCGTCAAACATCGGCAAGTTCACGTCCAGCAAAACCAAATGCGGCCCTATCTCTTTGAACTCATCCAAAACATGGGCAAAGTCCGCCACCCTGAAAGCCGTATAACCATATTTCTCAATATGCGTTTTTAATAGAGAAGCAATTTTGGCATCGTCCTCAATAATCAGTATTTTCACTTGATCCACGGTCTTACCTCCATTCTCGCCCCATTCGCGGATTGTGAATCTCTTTTATATCAAATCAGCCAACCGATTCATATCATATACAAAAGTTCTTCGCACGCGCAAAACATGCTTCCGCGATGTGCGGATGATGCGGAAGAAGGGGATGACAACATGGTCAATTTCAAGATCTTCAACAAATCCAGCCTGCCTCTGTACACGCAAAACGTCAATACGTACACATCGCCCGGCATCGGTTCGCTCCCAAGTTCCAGTGCCGCGTCGGCCGGGGCTTCTTTTACCTTGACATCAGGCAGCGTCACCGTTCCGATTTCGCAAAACCTTCTGCTTCAAATCAGCAACCCTGCTGGAAGCGGTAAAACGGTCTACGCTTCCAGTATCTCCGGAGGGTCTACGGCTGCGGCCACAGTGAATGTGTATTCCGGCGGCACGATTACTGGAGGGACGACACCTACGCCTCAAAATAATCTGTTTGGAAGCACGATCACCTCCATCGTAACGACACATCAAAACAACGGAACCCTCGGCGGCAGCCCGGTGCTTTACATCAACGTTCCCGTTACGGCCGGACTGTACTCGATTAGTTTGAACGGTTCGCTCGTCGTCCCCCCTGGCCAAACATTGACGATCACTCTTGGAACAGGCGCGCTGACGGGCTCGATCAATCTTTCCTGGTGGGAAGCTTAAGAGCTGCAGCTAATGGCGAACAATAAGGAGGAAAATACATGCCTAATCATTTCGTCTTTGACAAATCCAGCCGGCCTGTCTACACAAATCTTACCAATACGTATAAATCGCCCGGAACGGTTGCGCTTCCGGAGACCGGTGCGGGAGCAGCCGGCAATCTTTATGCAGCAAGCGCCACAAACTCGGCGACGCTTGCTCTAGGCGGTACTGTTGCGATCACCCTGCAAGTCGCAAATCCAGCCGGCAGCGGTAAAACGCTTTACGTCTCCAGAATTGCGGGCGGGGTTACCGTGGCGCTTAACCTGCTTTCATCCTTTACCGGCACGCTGACGCTCACGAAAGGAGGAACGTTAACTTCCCCGACGACACTTACTCCCGTTAACAGTAATTTTGCGAGCACCAATACAAGCGTTATGACTGTCCATTCCTCAACTTCCGCGCCGAATGGAGGCACTGCCTTCTTTAGCATTCCTCTGCAAGCCGGTCCTTTCCTTTATGATGAAGCCGGAGGCTATGTCGTACCGCCGGGACAGACGATTACAATGTCAGTCAGCGGCTCCCTATCCGTAACCGGAGTCGTCGGCACAACCGCCGATCTGGTCTGGTGGGAAGCCTGAACCGAAGGGCTGGGCTTTACGTCGATCCGGATCCCGTTTGCTGTGACGGCTGCCAGCCTGTCAGCCACTCTTTGGCGCAGCGGATCAGCTGTTTCGTTGCCGGGGCGCTGCTTTTGGCCGTGTTCAAGGCAATGCCGAGCGACCGGAAGCTTCGGTCTTCCAGCTCAAGCGCGACAATAGGGCTTGTTCTTGCCTGCAAAATCATTTCCGGTAAAATGCTGATACCCAGCCCGTTCTCTACCATGGCGATGATGGCGTAATCGTCCGACGCCTGAAAGGGGACAGGCGGTTTGATCCTGCCTTTGCGCAATACGCGCCGGACATCATAGTCGCTCCCTTCCTTCGGCATGATAAAAGGAATGTCGGCGATTTGGCTGTAGCGCACATAAGGCTGCGAGGCCAGCGGATGACCGGGAGGCACCACGCATAACATCCGGTCGCGGTGCAGCGGGATAATATGAAAGGAATCCATGGTCGGAAGGGACACGAACCCCAGATCGATTTCTCCATTAAGCAGCCATTCCTCGATTTCGTGATAGTCCCCTTCATACAGCTTAATTTCAATGTTCGGGTGTTGGCTTAAAAATTGCCTGATGATTCCCGGCAGCCACTGCATCGATATGCTCGTAAAGGTGCCGATCCGGATCGTACCGATCTCAATTCCGTTAATCAAGGAGACCTCTTGCTTCAATTGCTCTTGAACAAGAAGCATGTCCCGGATATATTTCAAGACGCGCTGCCCATTGTCCGTAAGCTTAACGCCGGACCGGCTTCGGCTGAGCAAAGAAAACCCAAACTCCGACTCCAGGCTGCGAATCGCGTGGCTGACGCCGGACTGCGTTAAACCAAGCACTTCTGCGGCTTTGGTTAAGCTGCCCAGCTCAACCACCCGCTGCAGTATCTCATATTTGATCAAACTCATGTCTTGTTTCCATCCCTTGAAATTCCTTTTTTCTTTTTACATGAATTTTTCTCATGTTAACAATGATAAACATTCAATTTTCTTATCTTAGAATACCATTTATACTGATTCAGGCACAATCTTGATTATAGAAAAAAGGCTGGGACACTTTTGATGAAACAACACAAAGCGGATTTAATCATTCTTTTGGTCACCTTGTTTTGGGGAACTTCGTATTTATTTATGAAAATCGGTCTGGATACGCTGCAACCTTTCAATTTGATCCTGCTTCGGTTCGGCGTGGCTTTTATAGCGGCAGGCTGTTTATTTTATAAAAGGATACTGCATGCGAGCCGTAAAACCATCCATTACTCTTTGCTGCTGGGAAGCCTTCTGTTTGGGCATTTTGCCTGCATCACAGTCGGCCTTCGCAGCACCTCGAC
Encoded proteins:
- a CDS encoding response regulator transcription factor, which codes for MDQVKILIIEDDAKIASLLKTHIEKYGYTAFRVADFAHVLDEFKEIGPHLVLLDVNLPMFDGFYWCRQIRSLSTCPVLFISARESEMDQVMALENGADDYITKPFYYDVVVAKIRSHLRRAYGSYSARTEERTVETSGLVLYPERFILTYRGETVELTQKESVLVEALMKKTDRIVSRGRLLDLMWEDKHFIDDNTLNVYITRIRKKLSELGLAEPVETVRGAGYKLKLEGYAEK
- a CDS encoding LysR family transcriptional regulator, with product MSLIKYEILQRVVELGSLTKAAEVLGLTQSGVSHAIRSLESEFGFSLLSRSRSGVKLTDNGQRVLKYIRDMLLVQEQLKQEVSLINGIEIGTIRIGTFTSISMQWLPGIIRQFLSQHPNIEIKLYEGDYHEIEEWLLNGEIDLGFVSLPTMDSFHIIPLHRDRMLCVVPPGHPLASQPYVRYSQIADIPFIMPKEGSDYDVRRVLRKGRIKPPVPFQASDDYAIIAMVENGLGISILPEMILQARTSPIVALELEDRSFRSLGIALNTAKSSAPATKQLIRCAKEWLTGWQPSQQTGSGST